The nucleotide window GGTGCAGCGGCTGCCGGCCGGGCTGGACACCATGATCGGCAGCGGCAACGCGTCGCTGACGCCGGCGCAGGCGCAGCAGGTGGCGCTGGCCCGGCTGGTGGTGGCCGACCCGCACACCCTGGTGCTGGACGAGGCGACGTCATTGATCGACCCGCGGACCGCGCGGCATCTGGAGGGTTCGATGGCTGCGTTGCTGGAGGACCGTACCGTGGTCGCGATCGCGCACCGGCTGCACACCGCGCACGACGCGGACCGGATCGCGGTGGTGATCGACGGCAAGATCGCCGAGCTCGGCAGCCACGACGAGTTGCTGGCCGCCGACGGCGAGTACGCCAGCCTCTGGCACGCCTGGACCAGCTGATCGCCCCACCGGCGCAGTTGCCGCGAACTCGCCCCCACTCGGCTCCGGTCCGACCGCTCCCGCGCACCCACGGCTCTCCCGCGGAAGTTCGAACTTCCGCGGGAGCACCGGGGATGCGCGGGAGCGGGTGGGCTAGCGGCGGACCGGGATCGAGTGAGGCTGTGTCAGCGCTGCTGGCCGTCCTCGAAGTAGGTGATCAACTCGGTCGGCAGCTGCGGCACCTGGCGGGCGGAACCGTCGCTGCGCAAGGAATCCGTGGCCACGCAGCCGGCCGCCACCGCCTGCCGGGCGGCGATCGGGGAGGTCTCGGTCTTCCCGCCGTGAACGGCGAAGCGGAGGAATTCGCTGATCAGCCGTGGATCCGCGCCGCCGTGACTGCCGCCTGCATCGCCCTCGCCAATGATCAACTTCTCGTCCGGTTCGGCGTGGCCGTCGTGCCGGTGATCCCAGATCGCGATCACGTCACCGGGACCGTCGCCGAGGTTCTCGATCCGCCCCTTGGTGCCGATCACGGTGTAGTTGCGCCAGTAGTCCGGCGCGAAATGACACTGCTCGTACGAGGCGAGCACGCCGTTGTCCAGACGCATCTGCATCATCGAAACGTCTTCCACGTCGACGATCTCGTTCAACCCGGACTGCTCGGTCGGCGGCCAGATCCCCTTGTCGTACCAGTCCCACATCCGATCACGGCTGTGATCGGTGCGATCGGTGATGTTGCCGTAAACCATCAGGTCGCCCATCGCCGACACGGTGCTGCTGTAGCCGCCGGCCAGCCAATGGATCACATCAAGATCATGAGCGCCCTTCTGCAGCAGCAGACCGGTGGAACGGCTGCGATCGGCATGCCAGTCCTTGAAGTAGAAATCTCCACCGGTACTGACGAAATGACGACACCAGACCGTCTTCACCTCGCCGATCCGGCCGCTGATGATCAACTCCCGCAACTGCCGAACCACCGGCATGTGCCGCATGTTGTGGCCGACGTAGAGACGCGTACCGGTCTGGTACGCGGTCTGCAGCAAGGTGTCGCAATGCGCGATTGTGGTGGCCAGCGGCTTCTCGCAGAACACCGGCACGCCGGCCTTCAATGCACGCATCGCAACCGGGAAGTGCTGATCGTCGGGTGTCGTCACGAGCACCGCGTCCAGCCCGGCGTCGAGAAGTTGATCAAGGTCATCGGTGATCAGTGCGTCGGGCAGCGCCTTGGCGGCGTCCCCGCGGCCGCGTTCGCTGAGATCGCAGATCGTCGTCACCCGGCTGGGGAGCTGGTCGTCGTCCGGCCGGTGCGCGTACTTCCACAGCCCTGCGCGCATGCCGAATCCGACAATGCCGACCGACAGCTCACGGTGGGCCGGCTGTTCCGAGCTGCTGAGCGGCGTTGCTTGCTGGGACATCGTCATCGTCAACCTTTCCATCTGCTCCGGAGTGTCCGGACGCTCCCGTGATCCGGGCCGAGATCAGGA belongs to Microlunatus elymi and includes:
- a CDS encoding Gfo/Idh/MocA family protein translates to MSQQATPLSSSEQPAHRELSVGIVGFGMRAGLWKYAHRPDDDQLPSRVTTICDLSERGRGDAAKALPDALITDDLDQLLDAGLDAVLVTTPDDQHFPVAMRALKAGVPVFCEKPLATTIAHCDTLLQTAYQTGTRLYVGHNMRHMPVVRQLRELIISGRIGEVKTVWCRHFVSTGGDFYFKDWHADRSRSTGLLLQKGAHDLDVIHWLAGGYSSTVSAMGDLMVYGNITDRTDHSRDRMWDWYDKGIWPPTEQSGLNEIVDVEDVSMMQMRLDNGVLASYEQCHFAPDYWRNYTVIGTKGRIENLGDGPGDVIAIWDHRHDGHAEPDEKLIIGEGDAGGSHGGADPRLISEFLRFAVHGGKTETSPIAARQAVAAGCVATDSLRSDGSARQVPQLPTELITYFEDGQQR